Proteins encoded within one genomic window of Glandiceps talaboti chromosome 3, keGlaTala1.1, whole genome shotgun sequence:
- the LOC144433226 gene encoding uncharacterized protein LOC144433226, whose translation MSVINERLLASASEGKLHVVSRLLKSGRCAINYVSENDLCTPLLKASAHGHVKVVSVLLECGANPNLSDKTGLTPLHLACQSGHATIAVMLLDLHADINARDKYGRTPLHLAAINGRKAVTEVLVKREADVNVVPMETVSKKYGNVYQNPWQGLTPLHCASDWGHAGVVSVMINSKADVDFRDTVFGRTPLHMAAVKGHRVVTNLLIKAGADLDAEAIILVGMIWGSLVQNPWPNCTAIQCAAYWGHQDVVLSLVKAGADISTRDSEYGGTPLHLACVKGHMGVVKALFERKVDINAKADMKVDKLCGSVFNTVWQKCTPLHCATFCGHKNIVQFLLQRGAYVYCHDSEGKTAYDIAIEKQKPDLAAMILIQCKEFLLNTQFVKYSERVGHGTRWKRLAVALFFPEEDIEKIEETYKELEAEERSKKSCIHVLKAWLSEQTAWPALQEVDEAMQKVEKIGKGGDIHFGTDVSSDSAGHNQGRRQSRFPRH comes from the exons ATG TCTGTCATCAATGAGAGATTACTGGCTTCTGCTTCTGAGGGAAAACTACATGTTGTTTCTCGACTATTGAAAAGTGGACGATGTGCAATCAACTATGTCAGTGAAAAT GATCTATGTACACCACTCTTGAAAGCTTCAGCCCATGGTCATGTCAAAGTGGTGTCTGTTCTACTAGAATGTGGTGCTAATCCCAATCTATCAGACAAG ACTGGATTGACACCATTACACTTAGCCTGTCAGAGTGGCCATGCTACAATTGCAGTTATGTTATTAGATCTACATGCTGATATCAATGCTAGAGATAAG TATGGTAGAACACCCTTGCATTTAGCTGCTATCAATGGTCGTAAAGCAGTTACTGAAGTGTTGGTGAAGCGAGAAGCTGATGTCAATGTTGTACCAATGGAG ACTGTTAGTAAGAAGTATGGCAATGTATATCAGAATCCATGGCAGGGTTTGACACCCTTACATTGTGCAAGTGACTGGGGACATGCTGGAGTAGTCAGTGTCATGATTAATTCAAAAGCTGATGTGGATTTCAGAGACACTGTG TTTGGTAGGACTCCTCTCCACATGGCAGCAGTCAAAGGTCACAGAGTGGTGacaaatttgttgataaaaGCTGGCGCTGATTTAGATGCTGAGGCCATCATACTGGTAGGAATGATATGGGGTTCATTAGTACAGAACCCATGGCCTAACTGTACAGCTATACAATGTGCTGCATACTGGGGACATCAAGATGTTGTCTTGTCATTGGTCAAAGCAGGAGCTGATATCAGTACTAGGGACTCAGAG TATGGAGGAACCCCTCTCCATCTTGcctgtgtcaaaggtcacatggGAGTAGTGAAAGCTTTATTTGAACGCAAGGTTGACATCAATGCCAAGGCTGACATG aaagtgGATAAGTTGTGTGGTTCCGTTTTCAATACAGTATGGCAGAAATGTACTCCTCTACACTGTGCAACATTTTGTGGTCATAAGAATATCGTTCAGTTTTTACTGCAACGTGGTGCATACGTCTACTGCCATGATAGTGAG GGTAAAACAGCGTATGATATTGccatagaaaaacaaaaaccaGACCTAGCTGCCATGATACTTATACAGTGTAAG GAATTTTTGCTGAATACTCAGTTTGTTAAATACAGTGAAAGAGTAGGACACGGTACTAGGTGGAAAAGACTCGCTGTAGCCCTGTTTTTCCCAGAAGAAGATATCGAGAAGATAGAGGAAACGTACAAAGAATTGGAGGCTGAGGAAAGAAGTAAAAAGAGCTGCATCCATGTGTTAAAGGCATGGTTATCTGAGCAAACTGCTTGGCCTGCTTTACAAGAAGTAGATGAAGCTATgcaaaaagttgaaaaaattgGCAAAGGTGGAG ATATCCATTTTGGCACAgatgtttcatctgacagtgctGGTCACAACCAAGGCAGAAGACAATCAAGGTTTCCCAGACACTAG